In Macrobrachium rosenbergii isolate ZJJX-2024 chromosome 48, ASM4041242v1, whole genome shotgun sequence, one DNA window encodes the following:
- the LOC136831086 gene encoding zinc finger BED domain-containing protein 5-like encodes MSQDIKEQILDQVRASPVFAIQCDETTDIAQCCQLLMYARFVSGTHCILREALASRTTPAEMRDVLNVAIKIVNFIKAGALNSRLFTLLCKDMESEHEALLFHTNGKNINIIMHHDIIRTFLAKLDLWKSRVQNGNTACFSNLDSALSNKHLDPEFKKQIITHLTDVKAEFIKYFPDIDEKREAWKFIRNPFHCDVADISEEVQDEFLELNFNSITEEDFKESDLETFWIKYLPVYPLTSRQALQILCLDPRIFVKRHFPYSLLSKPSTETG; translated from the exons ATGTCTCAAGACATCAAAGAGCAAATTCTCGACCAAGTAAGAGCTTCTCCTGTATTTGCTATTCAGTGTGACGAAACGACTGACATCGCTCAGTGTTGTCAGCTACTGATGTATGCTCGTTTCGTGTCAG GGACACACTGCATACTTCGAGAAGCCTTAGCATCCAGGACTACACCTGCTGAAATGAGAGATGTCCTGAACGTGGCCATTAAGATAGTCAACTTTATCAAAGCTGGAGCCTTAAACAGTCGTCTCTTCACACTGTTGTGTAAGGATATGGAATCTGAACATGAAGCCTTGCTTTTCCATACAAAC GGGAaaaacatcaacatcatcatgcACCACGATATCATTCGAACGTTCTTGGCCAAACTCGACCTCTGGAAAAGTCGAGTTCAGAACGGAAATACAGCCTGCTTTAGTAACTTGGATTCTGCTCTCAGTAACAAACACCTTGACCCTGaatttaagaaacaaataatCACTCATCTGACTGACGTGAAAGCAGAATTCATCAAATACTTTCCAGATATAGATGAGAAGCGTGAAGCTTGGAAATTCATAAGAAACCCATTTCATTGTGATGTAGCTGATATTTCAGAGGAAGTCCAAGATGAGTTTCTTGAGTTAAATTTCAACTCCATAACTGAGGAAGACTTCAAAGAATCGGATCTTGAGACGTTCTGGATCAAGTATCTTCCTGTTTACCCTCTGACCTCACGTCAGGCTCTTCAGATTCTATGTTTGGATCCACGTATCTTTGTGAAGCGGCATTTTCCATACTCGTTGCTGTCAAAACCAAGTACAGAAACCGGCTGA